Proteins from one Podospora pseudoanserina strain CBS 124.78 chromosome 1, whole genome shotgun sequence genomic window:
- a CDS encoding hypothetical protein (EggNog:ENOG503NWGF; COG:I; COG:Q): MSKPWILLTPSTRGISHSLLHHLLRTTPSTIPILTTTRSPNLPPSYPKSDRLHVVNLDVKDESAIQSAAEKARELFPPKTHHLHLALTLPGILLNPPEKSISQITEPSLLETLRVNTLGPVLLMKHSVPFLPKRSASLEPTEGLPPHATWLSVSARVGSMTDNRLGGWYSYRLSKSALNSAVKTLDLELQQKSASKCIAVGYHPGTVKTDLSRGFWSGVPEANLLSPDDAAEKLWNVITSLNPSQRGKIWDWKGEEVPP; encoded by the exons ATGTCCAAACCTTggatcctcctcaccccctcaacccgCGGCatctcccactccctcctccaccacctcctccgcaccaccccctccacaatcCCCATcctaaccaccacccgctcccccaacctccccccctcctatcCCAAATCAGACCGCCTCCACGTCGTAAACCTAGACGTAAAAGATGAATCAGCCATCCAATCCGCCGCCGAAAAAGCCAGGGAGCTGTTCCCGcccaaaacccaccacctccacctggccctcaccctccccggcatcctcctcaacccccccgaGAAATCCATCTCCCAAATCACCGAGCCCAGCCTCCTCGAAACGCTGAGGGTAAACACCCTCGGCCCAGTCCTCTTAATGAAGCACTCCGTCCCTTTTCTCCCAAAGAGATCCGCCTCTCTCGAGCCCACAGAAGGTCTACCGCCCCACGCAACTTG GTTGTCTGTCTCGGCGCGAGTAGGCAGCATGACCGACAACCGCCTCGGAGGCTGGTACTCCTACCGTCTTTCCAAATCAGCCCTCAACTCGGCCGTCAAAACCCTCGACCTCGAGCTCCAGCAAAAGTCAGCCTCCAAATGCATAGCGGTAGGCTACCACCCGGGCACCGTCAAGACCGACCTCTCCCGCGGATTTTGGTCCGGCGTCCCCGAAGCAAACCTCTTGTCCCCAGACGACGCAGCCGAAAAGCTCTGGAACGTGATCACTTCCTTAAACCCATCACAGCGAGGCAAAATCTGGGACTGgaaaggagaggaggtgcCCCCTTGA